The genomic interval TGCTGCTCACGAAGATGTGATTCCATTAGAAGAATTATATGATATCTGTGAAAAAGTCCGTGAACTGACAAAAGATCCTAAATACTTGATCGGTCGTATTATTGCACGCCCATATGTCGGAGAGCCTGGTAATTTCACTCGTACATCTAATCGTCATGACTATGCTTTAAAACCATTCGGCCGCACAGTGATGAATGAATTAAAAGACAATGATTATGATGTTATCGCTATCGGTAAAATTAATGATATTTATGATGGTGAAGGCGTGACTGAAGCCATTCGTACGAAAAATAATATGGATGGTATGGATAAATTAATTGATGTCGTTAAACATGACTTCACAGGTATCAGCTTCTTGAACTTAGTCGACTTTGATGCTTTATATGGTCACCGTCGCGATAAAGAAGGTTATGCACAAGCTATCAAAGACTTTGATGAACGTTTACCTGAGTTGATTGACAACTTGCAAGAAGACGACTTAGTGATTATTACTGCTGATCACGGTAACGATCCGATTGCACCTGGAACTGACCATACGCGTGAGTATATTCCAGTCTTGCTGTATAGTCCTAAACTTAAAAATAAAGCGCATGAATTGAGCGGTGATACAACATTCAGTTCAATCGGCGCAACAATTGCTGATAATTTTGATGTGCCATTACCAGAATATGGCCGCAGCTTCTTATCAGAAATGAATGTTGAAAAATAAAATATCAAGTAGGAGAGATACTTGAAAGTTAAAAACACCTGGGTTAGGAAAGCTCAGGTGTTTTTATATTTAAAGAAACAGACCAACATGGCCTGTTTCATG from Staphylococcus condimenti carries:
- the deoB gene encoding phosphopentomutase, whose amino-acid sequence is MATPFKRIHLIVMDSVGIGEGPDAAAFNDEGSHTLKHTLEGFEQELPNLERLGLGNIAPLPVVDEVEQPEAFYTKLSEASVGKDTMTGHWEIMGLNIMQPFKVYPDGFPDELVKEIEDMTGRKVVANRPASGTQIIDEWGEHQMKTGDLIVYTSADPVLQIAAHEDVIPLEELYDICEKVRELTKDPKYLIGRIIARPYVGEPGNFTRTSNRHDYALKPFGRTVMNELKDNDYDVIAIGKINDIYDGEGVTEAIRTKNNMDGMDKLIDVVKHDFTGISFLNLVDFDALYGHRRDKEGYAQAIKDFDERLPELIDNLQEDDLVIITADHGNDPIAPGTDHTREYIPVLLYSPKLKNKAHELSGDTTFSSIGATIADNFDVPLPEYGRSFLSEMNVEK